The DNA segment ctatgtaacctagagctatgataccaacttgtcacgacccggatttccaaccctcgggagtcgtgatggcgcctactagtgaaagctaggcaagccaaccaactaaactatctaccttatttccattttaatctgataacggttaagagccaacaattagataacaacagaattgaataagcggaagactaCATTGTAAAAATTTAATAATACtactaataccaatccataacaaatctaccccagactagtgtcacaacttcacagactgtctaggagtactacaaataaaggtctgaaagaaataaatacaacactgtctctggaaatacatgaaagaaacaggaatagtagatagaaggagacgccaaggcctgcggacgcctgcaggactacctcggatcgcctgatgaacaagaaacagcaatctcactgcggtccgaagtctaccgcactgggatctgcacaaaagagtgcagagtgtagtatcagcacaactgaccccatgtgctggtaagtgcctagcctaacctcggcgaaggagtgacgaggctaggaccagactaccaaataaacttgtgcaatatagcgtacaaaaataataggaagcatataacaatgatggcaacaatgatcaaccagtgatataaatagcaggcaacaagaacaccataaatgtatctcaacaaataataaatacaagtgcaatcaattaatcaagtccttcaaatataaatctttcgcctataaatccttcaagtaataatctctaagataatatgtttttcaataaatatatttcgaatatatttccttcaaataaatatctttcagataagcatctttcgaatataattctttcgagtaaaggtcaccttgtgacacctcatttcataatcataaataatataggtctcagcctactttcatattttcacggcacctcgtgcccatatttatgtcacaaccgcacggacaactcacgtgccattaaataaaaccataatgttttccccggcaccttgtgcccacatatttctgtctcatattgcacaacaatattctcatgttactcagctcataggttccataacccaatacaattaagaatgttcatggagcctcattcacttaacataaagtagagtacaacttccaacccaattgggaaatcaacaagaaaagatgaagttatttttagaaatcttttgataaagaaaataccatttttaattaaagtacaatatcgaaggaatcattacctttaatacgagaaattaataaattaaaacatagtagaaattcctttttaagtaaagtacaacctcaaacggtttaaggaaactttagttgagaaatcaattgagttaaaaatgtaacaattcttgaaatttgaagtattggacatattaaaaaaaataaggcaagatattgtaaacactatggattccaacacaaaggatcacaacagtaaagggatctaaacagttaatacacttgaattgttaataacaataaacacaacaaacagaaagtgcatggcatcacccttcgtgctttaacactctctcaccaaaacaatacacgacatcacccttcgtactttaacactctcttaccaaaacaatacacgacatcacccttcgtgctttacactcttcctcacccaagcaacaaacacaaggcaaatagggtaagagaatctataacatcgaaataaaatcaagtaataatggaaaatcagtaaataaacgtacatGACAACACAACTCAATTAGAATCAGGaaaaaaatcaaggacaagtgcacgacatcacccgtcGTGCTTTTACTCTAGTCCTCACCGTAAGGATCAATATAAACTACAcatcatcacccttcatgctttacactcttcctcaccataaaatcaatataatcggcatggaattttacatcgtgcggcacggcatcacccttcgtgctttacactcttcctcacaaaatcatatacagcatcacccttcgtgctttaacacttttCCTCAACCAAACAACAATcgcaagaaataagggcaaggaaataaatgaaatcacaataaaatctcggtaagggaacaatagtacaacaatcaaatcccggcaagggaaacaacatcaaaacaataatcaAAGGGTTACTAATGACCTAACTAACCAGCAAATCAATAATAAGCTTCCCTTAACCAAAAATCTCAACCAAAATCTTTCTTTAAGATTTGGAAATCCTTCCACACATAAGCATGCCATCCAAATGGCAAAGGAAAAAGATAACAATGGACAAATGTCCTCCAACCTTGAGCAAGCAATAGATACTACATCCATGGAAGATCAGCCTATAAAACCAAACATTGGGCACCCAAACGCCATGCAAAAGGCAGCCCCAATCATTACCCTATCAACCAATACCTCACATACCACCAATAGCCCCCCTCCCATGCCTGACTTAGACCCATTAAGTACCCAACCCTCTATCCAACATGCCCAGAATACCTTCAACCTTGAGAAGAAGGTACAAGCTCCTTCAAATTCTACGCCAACATAGAACCCAATCCATGGAAAACCTTCCGCCACTACCCCCACAACCAGAAAACCCACAGTTCATATACATCCAACTATCATAAGCAGAGGACTACCAACCTGTGTCGTGGATGGAGATGGGCCTGATGGGTCATATATGCTCGTTCAATATCCAAATAAATGGTCAGGACTCGATCATCATACTTCACGACACTAAGTACCTAGCCCAACTGGTAACGGAAGGCATGATGTTGGCCATGGACAATTATCTTAACCAGGTTTGAATCAACAATATCCTTCAACCCTTAGCGCCCTCAATGAACCCCCAACTAGTGCATGCAATGAGAAACCAATGGAACTTGCCACCGCACTTCAACCAATCTACCCATAGAATGCTCTCCTAGACATGCCTTTCTTCCTTCCAGAGACATTAACCCAACTCAATCCTATATTCCTTCCATGGGAACAATCTCAGCCAGTCCAGGAGCCACTAGTTCCTCCACCTCACCAACAACCTCCACCGCCAAGTCCAAGAATGGTCATTTGTCCATCACACATTAACATACTTCAACTTCCCTCTAAAATTCAAAAAACTGCTTTTAAAACTGTATATCAACAAGCTCCATAGCAGTTCTAGTTAATGGTTCCATTACTACCTTCTTCGAACCAAGCCGGGGAATCATGCAAGGGGATCCTATATCCCCCTATATCTTTATCCTTATCTAGAAATGCTGTCAAGATACATAAACTATCAAGTTGATATTAGGAATTGGGATCCAATAACCATAGGAAAAAGAAGTCCAAAATTCTCTCACTTATTCTTTGCGGATGATCTTACCCTTATGGCCAAGGtcaatatgaaataatgtcaTGCCATCCAGAAATGATTAGAACTTTTTTGTGACCTATCAGGGCAATGTATTAACACTACTAAATcaaaaattatcttttccaaCAATTGTCCCCAAACTCTCATTAAGGAGATTACCAATAGGTTGGGTATTACAAAAAGTGATTCCTTTGGCACCTACCTAGGTTTTCCTATACTAAACAAATACCCTAGGCCAAAGGACTACCAATTCATAATTGACAGAATGAGAGCCAAACTAGCGGCATGGAAAATGAAATTCATTAATGTAGCTGGACGGACAACCCTATCCCTCTCTTGCTTGAACTTAATCACAAACCATTATATGCAATACACTTTACTCCCTACAAAGATTCTTAACAAAATTAATAAAGTACAAAGGGACTTCAAATGGGGAACTACCAATGAGAGGAAAAGAATTCACCTCATCAAATGGTCTACTATTTGTCAACCAAAAAGCAAGGGAGGCCTTGGACTCTACAGTGCAAAGGACAAGAATCTATGCACTCTTGCTAGCCTAGTATGGAGAATCCTTACTAACGCTACTACTACATGGGCAAACCTAATCATTACTTCATATGCAAATAGTTatgccaaaaataaaagttcTTTCATTTGGAAAAGCATTCAAAAGAGTTGGGATTTATGTTCCAAAGGTATTATTTGGTCATCCCACCATTAATCAAACATGGACATTTGGGAAACCTATTGGATTCCGAATTTAGGAGATCTTAGGAAAATAATAGAAGGCCCCCTACTAAATACGGATTACTCACTAAAAATAAATGACATCTTTGATGGTAAAAATTGGAACTTTAACAATATATCCTGCAACATTCCTAATGAAATCAAGGATAACATCTCCAAGGTTAAAATCCGTCTCAAAAGATCAAATAGTGACATTCCAATATGGTCTCTCACTGCAAAAAGTGTCTTTACGACCAAAACTTGCTACACTATCATGGAATCTAATGCAGACATGCAAATTAATTTTAAATGGATTTGGGATCTAACATGTCCAAATAAAATTAAGTTCTTTCTATGACAATGCCTCCATAACAAGATTCCTTGTAGAAAATACCTAGCAAAAATTGGTTTAAATATTGACCCAGCATGCCCTATATGCAAATGTCATGAAGAAGAATCCATAATCCACATTTTTTTTAACTGCAAAGCCATTAAATATTTTGGGATAGTATTGGATGGCAAAACTTCTATAAAGAGCAGGGTGATCACTGGCTCATTCAGCTAAAAAGTTTGGCTACCCGATTAAAAACAACTTTATAAATTGGaatctcttttttccttttgctATCTGGCACATTTAGTTAAataggaataacaacaaccaaaacaatacGGAAAACCATATCAATATTAACCATATTATTGCTAGGGCCACTGAATTTCTTCTCCTAATTGAAAAAAGTATACTCAATTCTCCAAAAATCCACATCAATATTAAATGGCATAGACCTCCAAAGGGATGGTTCAAACTAAACATAGATGCTAGCTTCAACAAAAACACTCAAAAATGTGGACTGGGTGGTGTAATCAGAAATGCCAATGGGCACTGGATAATTGGCTTTGCAAAACCAGCTCATGCTCGTGGATCATTacatgctgaaatcaaagcaCTCCTAGTGGGACTTAAAACAGCTCATATTTGGGGAATATTCCCTCTCCAAATAGAAACATACTCGACGGAGTTAATCCTATCAATCCAACAAGGTAATAGACTTTATGATAACATTGTCAACAAATGCAGGTTATTAATGCACCAACCGAAGAAGGTAACCATCCAGCACGAAGGGAATAGGGCAGCTCATCAAATGGCAAAGAAGGCAACTGCTGATCTAATGAAGGAGAAGAAAGTTTTTGTGGAACCACCATATGATGTAAAATATTTTGTGGAAAGTGACTTACTTGAACAATATGTTTTTGGAAAATTCTTATCTTATGATGCTTGCAAAAATTTAGCAAGCCTAGGTAACCAAAGTGTCCTATGTGACACAAACTATGAAAGTCATGTACTGCATGTTCCTTAgctattaatatatatattttctgtTTGCTCAAAAAAAGAATACTTAATAAGACTCATAAACAAAAGGTTACTTAGCAAGTAAAAATGTATAtgtaaattaattaaagaaaatgttAATAGCAAGTTTGCTGTGAAAGAAAGATATTTATTAGTTTTGACTCTGCAGAATATTGTACAAAATAATTACTAGAAAAAGAGTAGCTGAATATTTTAACAATAATGATCAGCTGCCACATATAGGTATATATACTTGTGTCTACAAATGCAACAATAAATTAgctatatttatattttcttacatgttagttttaaaagaaaatacaCCTATCATGCTAATTGGAAATTTGAACCCTACAAATATCTTATGCAATGGTCCAATGATAATTTGTGGAGAATTTAACAAATAATGTCACACAAAAATTATATATGTATCTAATTAAACTTTGATTGCTCATCTTCGTGGGTTCAGACGACATCATATCATCTTGACCGCAACAAACAAGAGACTACATAATATCTATGTTGATCATTCATAAAAACTTGTACTTTATTCTTTCATATATAATTATTTACTCAatactttattttattaacaGGGGCATTATTTTATAATATTATGTATTGCATAACTTGGCATACACGTGCAACACACGTGTGGAGAAACtagtagtgtgtgtgtgtgtgtatatatatatatatatatatatatatatatatatatatatatatatatatatatatatatatatatatatatatatatatataatttcgaTCGCGGGCTAAAAGTGGTAAAATAGCATAGGCTAGCcggttttcggattggtcattcaaaaatagccactattttgctgcaaaacggaaagttccagcataatatactggagatcggtgcacctatgtatgaacttccagcatattatgctagaactccaacacgcggaaagttccagcataatatactggagattggagcacctgtgtatgaacttccagcatattatgctagaccggtatattatattggaactccagtatattgtTCTTGACATCcaacatacttatgctggaactccagtataatatgttggtgtatttttcgaattttgaacagtgttttcattTAGATTTATATTTACatgaaaaagtggctaaattttgattacttttgaaactgtggctatttttaaatgaccatttgtaaatctggctatttttgaatttctcccaaataGTGATCTCTACTCTTTTTTAAGGGGTTTTGGCATGGTATAACAACATACTCATATAATTGGCAGAAAATAGCCTTAATTATAAATATTGGCATCAAATAGCCAATAAATGTATATcacaataataatatatatatatcacaatTGTAAGCCGCGTATATCTCTATGTATATCAGTGATATCTCATGTATATTATGTGTATCTGTGTATATCCATGAAACTTTGTGTTATATACATGATATACAATGTGATATACACGGGCGCCCATAAAAAAATTCTGTTGTATACACGATATAAAAAGTGATATACACAGACGTCCTTAAAAAAACCGTGTGTGATATTCACTGATGTACACGATATACAACGTGATGTACACATGTCGTAGTTAGATTTATAGGTCCGATTTTTTACCTGAAACTAGTCTAAATCACTTctaatcttgctcaaattttgtatatagccTCGTTTAGGTATTTTCAACCAATTTCATTACACCCACTCATTCAATCCAACCAAAAAatggaagagagaagaaaaacaaagttgaaatatattttttctctcttaatTTTTGCTAATtttgctcaaattttgtatatagccTCGTTTAGATATTTTCAACCAATTTCAATCACACCCACTCATTCAATccaaccaaaaaaaagaagagagaagaaaaataaagttgaaatatattttttttgcaaGAATTTTTGCTAAACTATGAgagcaaaagagaagaaataaaagaagaaatacAGGGCAAGAAAAGGGGAGGGAAGCCAAAATAAGCGTGTAATTTTTTTTGAGAGAGAATATAAAAGAGAATAGTTTTTTTAAGatttggctatataatgccaattGTTTGGGGCTATCTTTGCGAAACCTAATATAAGGCTAAAAAATTGTCAATTTTTGTTATGTATTATTATATGATgccaatttttccttttttaattaacCAAAAAACATTTTGGCCCATTTGAAAGGATTGGATCCTGGCCCAAAACTAACCTGCCCTTCTTCGTAAGTCGAGGACAACAAAACCTAAACCCTAGCCATTTACAAATAACCCATTGCTGAACCGACTATTGGTCCTCCATTTTTTGCCACTCTTACAGCGGCGAAGTAGATCTTCGTGTTATCTTCCGCTCACCGAATCAAAGTGTAAGCGATTCTTATCTCACCTCCATTCAGATGTTATCCTTTCTATCTGCCTaagaaacattttttttcaaaaccttTTTTCATAATGATTTTTAATGCcgccattttattttattttattggaaTATGAGCTATGTTTGATCTCATTGCTGTTACTACTTCCATCTTTTGGTTGTTAGATAAAAAAAATGTAAAGTTTCGGAGAGAACCCTAGATTACTTTTGCTGAaatatattttgattttcttatttaGTGACACCTGTTGGAGTGATTTGATACTATCTTGTTGGAGGTTAAGCGTGACTCTTATGCTGTGCTTTTTATGGTCCATTGAAGTTGGACCACTAATAAATTGTGTTCGATTGCCTTGAAATATAAAAATGTTGGAATTTGGGAGTAATGAAGACAGTAAAATTGAGTTAATATCACTCCAATTGCCGTTACACAAGTAATTACTAGTAGTATTTTTGGCCAGTAATTATTCTAAGAGACTTTCTTTTTATTTAGTAAGATACGTTGTCTTGGTTCTGTAACATGGATCATTTCAAATTTGGCTTTTAAGAATATCTGATGTTTTGACTGTGTGGATTTTGTTTCTTATTATTTGAGGCGTTGAATAAAGAAAGTGTTGTATTTGGAGTTTGTATTTGAATGGTACTTATGGTGTTTGTGAAGCTGTGTATTGGTTATTGTTGTGTTGTCTTCTCTTGAATCCTCACTAGGGTGTAACTGTTTTGTCATCCTTTCTGCAGTTTCCTGGTCCTCTCCTGCTCTATAATTACTAATGAAAGTgactagtttttttttctttaattagtgGTGTTTGAGGGTATCTTTGCTCCTTCCAATTTGATTCTTTTCGGTTTTGGAGTTTTGGAGCTATTTTTGTTGTCACTCTTTAGAAAATTCTCTTGATTACTGTTTGCATTTGACACAGGAAATAATGGTTAGGGTTAGTGTGCTGAATGATGCTCTCAAGAGCATGTACAATGCTGAAAAGAGGGGAAAGCGTCAGGTCATGATTCGACCTTCCTCAAAAGTCATCATCAAGTTCCTCATTGTCATGCAAAAGCATGGTATGTTAGTTTTTTGCTTTATGCACTGTCTGCATTACCTGGTCATATTCTCACTCATGGTATCCGTGTGTAGGTTACATTGGAGAATTTGAGTATGTCGATGATCATAGGTCTGGAAAGATAGTTGTTGAGCTGAATGGAAGGTTAAACAAGTGTGGTGTCATTAGTCCTCGCTTTGATGTTGGAGTAAAGGAGATTGAAGGATGGACTGCTAGATTACTCCCTTCCCGTCAGGTACAGTGATTAATATATTCACTTTGTTCCTCTAAACAATATATGGAACTCCGTTTCTGGTCATCGCCAAATTAGGGCTTCTATTCTTTAGCTTCCTGGATTGATTGTAGGGATGAATGTTTAGTTATGGTCATATAAGCTTGTGAATTAAACATTTTTAAAGTTTGGCTTTGTTACTTTTTTGATCAATCATGATTTGCTTAATGCTACTATACCTTTTTGGTTCGTCTTAAGCGTTAATGCTCATAAAGGCCCTTACATTTTTTAATGTCTCAGAGCAAATGCTCTTTGTAGATGCTAGTAGTTGAGGCTCTCCTGTAAAATAACTTCTGCCTATCCAAAGGAGCAATCTTATGTCATATTGCCATGGCTAGAAGTGTTCTCGAGATTGCTCTTTGTGACCGGTCATGGAAATTGTGGTTCTTTGAAGTTGTATTTGAACAATTCTATTGTGGATTTGAAACCCCCTCATATATGAGTTGAGATAGTAAACAAGTAAAACTTGAGATTTTGTCTGCACTCCATGGATGAAATAAGAGTCTTAGTTGTTAGTTAGGCATACCCTGTTTATGTTTATGTTTTTGTTCTGTTTCTTACATGTTTTTTTTTAACTTGCAGTTCGGGTACATTGTGCTGACAACTTCCGCTGGTATCATGGACCATGAGGAGGCCCGCCGAAAGAATGTTGGTGGAAAAGTTCTCGGTTTCTTTTATTGAGTTTGTTATGTTGACAAGGATGAAAACTTCGTTTTTGCTGTTTGTTGGCTTTTTACAGTAAATTAGCTACTTTTTTGTTGGGTTCATATCAATTTTAGTAGGGATTTTATTGAAATTTTGGAGACAATTATCAGCATTTGTTGACAAAAGATGTTGATGCTTTTTGTGAACTGTGTGGTATGTCTAATGACATCCTGGTTTGTTGGCGACGTGCATGTTTGTGCTTTTAATATGGCGATGGCAGTTTAGTAGCTTTTTAGTTCGTCTTTTAGGCTTAAATCTAATACATCCTCAAGAGTACATAGAAGGCAAAGGTAAGTTGTAGTTGTCTTCTTCTTGTCTTGACAACTTCCAGAGAACTTCCAAAATTTCCAGTATGCTTCCGTGTAAATGTTATTTTTCAGGTCAAGGTGCCAAGAAAGGAAGTGAATTTATTGTTAGAATCCATGTTCTCTATTTGAGTATTTTTCCTCATCTTCCTCAATATATAGCAAATACAACCTCTCTTTTTCATATCAGAACCAATATATTTGAATCCTAATTAGTGTGCCCTCCTAGTGCTCGAAACTGTAATTGTAGATTTTGCATTTTTGAAACTGGTAAATGTGCAGGCATAACATGATTAAATCGCTTTACTTCAGAGACCCATTCACCTCTCTATCATTCCAAAATCTATTTTTGTCTTATGCTCAAATGTAGTTCTAAATGGGGTGCAAGAGCacaaaaaatgaaggaaaggcaaaatattatttttcttcGTGGTATCTAGTATTAGTTCAAAATGGTGTTCAAGCATAGAAATGATAAAGCAAAGAGAATTTTCTTCAAGGTACTTAGTTGTAACGACTTGTGCTATAACACAGTTGAAAGGAGATTTAAAGAAGGATATGTTTTTTCTATTTTCATCTGTAaattttgagttgtttttgaaTATCAGATGATTAAGGATACAATAAGCGTTCACGCagaagatattttttttcttccaaaatcaACTTTTCGACAAGATAGTATGTATATGTATCCTAAAAAATTCTAAATATTCTCTGCTAATGTTAATAGCTCTTTGGAAAAGAACTTTTATTCTAAGAATGAATATTACTGGAGTAGTATTTTTCAACTATCAAATTATCACATCCTTAAACCCTTTCCCATGATTTTCTTCTCTCTTCCGCAAAAAATTATTTTGCGCGACAGTTGACCGTTTAAGAACTTAAAATAACTAATGAAAGAATGAAATAACCATTTTATTTGTAAGtgtccaaaagaaaaagaatatttACCGTTCGCATTACTCATTTATGTAAATACTAGTGGGAAATCGCCTGTGCTAAGCACGGGCCCGACAACTCatttttattttgtgtgcttTGATTACAAGTCAAATCTTATACTGAACAACGTAGCAAGAGTAACAACTCACCATCCTTGAGGATGATAATAAACTAAGAAGATAGCTATCTAGCTTGGTAATCAGAATCGTCGTAGATATTGAACAAAACTGAGGCAATGACGCAATTCTTGATAGATTCAACAACAAATCGCCTACCGAATCTTTTCTTGACATTTATGGAGTTGGATCTTTGATTTATCCTCTGCTGCAGTAGAATCTTCAACCTTCTTTCCACTTGTTGCTATGGAAAAGAAATTTGATCAATCCATCAGTTCTCTTTCCTCCAACCGCAACACCGACACAGTTATCACTCTTATTAAGTGTAATAGGATGCTTCTGAAGAAGACAACACATAGAATTGACCCTTGTCATGAGGGATTTCTCATCTGATGCTGGCATATT comes from the Nicotiana sylvestris chromosome 4, ASM39365v2, whole genome shotgun sequence genome and includes:
- the LOC104215439 gene encoding small ribosomal subunit protein uS8z/uS8w — translated: MVRVSVLNDALKSMYNAEKRGKRQVMIRPSSKVIIKFLIVMQKHGYIGEFEYVDDHRSGKIVVELNGRLNKCGVISPRFDVGVKEIEGWTARLLPSRQFGYIVLTTSAGIMDHEEARRKNVGGKVLGFFY